One window of Hydractinia symbiolongicarpus strain clone_291-10 chromosome 3, HSymV2.1, whole genome shotgun sequence genomic DNA carries:
- the LOC130636650 gene encoding uncharacterized protein LOC130636650 yields the protein MAIDSMTLIRVALIPLSILTFSLIMASLCGNTWLYNYTETTRFVDTETRIGLWFVCATLYDYGIPTTTCIASDTDVKDFFQATRAFLIMATMPALIAIILCVVVNCSQKYRAFIVSIPFGLTALFLLIGLSSFTGRVNANDDSDFDYSKYSYGWSHNIGWLAFPLTIGCAVLSIVCGISRMTGMTGMTGMSSMDHQS from the exons atggCTATC gATTCAATGACTTTAATTCGTGTAGCTCTGATTCCCCTCTCCATCTTAACATTCAGTCTTATCATGGCTTCTTTGTGTGGCAACACCTGGTTGTATAACTACACAGAAACTACTCGTTTCGTGGACACTGAAACTCGCATTGGATTGTGGTTTGTTTGTGCAACATTGTACGACTATGGTATCCCGACAACCACTTGCATTGCTTCTGATACTGATGTGAAAG ATTTCTTCCAAGCTACAAGAGCATTCCTAATCATGGCAACAATGCCAGCATTGATTGCTATTATACTCTGTGTCGTGGTGAATTGCAGCCAGAAATATAGAGCATTTATTGTTTCTATCCCGTTCGGATTGACAG cttTATTTCTTTTGATTGGTTTGTCATCGTTCACCGGACGTGTCAACGCGAATGACGATTCCGATTTCGATTACAGTAAATATTCCTATGGTTGGTCACATAACATTGGATGGCTTGCCTTTCCGCTGACGATTGGTTGTGCCGTCTTGTCCATTGTTTGCGGTATTTCGAGAATGACGGGAATGACAGGAATGACGGGAATGTCGAGTATGGATCATCAAAGTTAG
- the LOC130636649 gene encoding uncharacterized protein LOC130636649 isoform X1, producing the protein MSCQSMLILFFVINLVSCQVWLTPTKRSVFGVEKSELTVKWKFDPKGKNLFYASWQRADETFQPFFSLVTVNKENKITSYSPNEVDSSMLGEIKFKSLDKTKDKRVVVSIEFEDTSTPLTDQLTIEYVDYPPFFSTKLPQEKLTITENSAESKNKEFTVIAKGKPKPIIIWKLNGSKVTSLEGFVTNDTETKEDLNFVITSKLSIVQLFAHHNGKLEALVKYGDENQESPEEITEMDLNIEYPPKNITFVSNITDNLIINEGYVGLTCSALANPPALYTMKEYTEVLYSGPSKTYTTYLDNIYHSNIAVFRCEANNTLGSQTSRSIEMRIINGTLSGRQSDDEDSNWWKYYVVGVAIAGVVFIGVSATIIVIRSRMRSMNIRSEVTRVTQKSSRNNDEYQRHALRNNAPNHAYNLNVRGAPDGVTKTQHDVNGVENDGFELL; encoded by the exons ATGTCTTGTCAATCAATGTTGATTCTCTTTTTTGTAATAAACCTTG TATCTTGTCAAGTGTGGTTAACTCCAACGAAACGTTCAGTTTTTGGTGTAGAAAAAAGTGAATTAACCGTAAAATGGAAGTTTGACCCTAAAGGAAAAAACTTGTTCTATGCAAGTTGGCAACGAGCTGACGAAACATTTCAGCCATTTTTTAGTTTAGTTACcgttaataaagaaaataagaTTACTTCCTATTCTCCCAACGAAGTGGATTCTTCCATGTTAGgagaaattaaatttaaaagtttggaCAAAACAAAAGACAAAAGGGTGGTGGTTTCCATAGAATTTGAAGATACATCAACACCTCTTACAGACCAGCTGACAATTGAATATGTTG ATTATCCGCCATTCTTCAGTACGAAACTTCCTCAAGAGAAACTAACAATAACTGAGAATTCAGCAGaaagtaaaaacaaagaatttacAGTTATTGCCAAAGGTAAACCAAAACCAATAATCATATGGAAGTTAAATGGAAGCAAAGTGACTTCACTTGAAGGTTTCGTTACTAACGATACCGAAACTAAAGAAGACTTAAATTTTGTGATAACAAGTAAATTATCTATTGTGCAGTTGTTTGCCCACCATAATGGTAAACTTGAAGCTTTGGTCAAATATGGAGATGAGAATCAAGAAAGTCCTGAAGAAATCACAGAAATGGATTTAAATATTGAAT ATCCtccaaaaaatataacattcgTTTCAAACATCACTGATAATCTTATCATCAATGAAGGTTATGTTGGGCTAACATGTTCCGCGTTGGCCAACCCTCCAGCTCTGTATACAATGAAAGAGTATACAGAAGTGTTATATAGTGGACCAAGTAAGACATACACAACATACTTGGATAATATCTATCATTCCAATATCGCTGTATTTCGTTGTGAAGCAAATAATACCCTGGGTTCACAGACTAGTAGGAGTATCGAAATGAGGATAATAAATG gaacACTATCTGGTCGACAATCTGATGATGAAG ATTCGAATTGGTGGAAATATTACGTAGTGGGTGTGGCCATAGCTGGAGTGGTGTTTATTGGTGTGTCTGCTACAATCATTGTCATAAGAAG CCGCATGCGTAGTATGAACATTAGATCGGAAGTCACACGTGTTACGCAGAAGAGCTCCCGCAATAATGACGAATACCAAAGACATGCATTGCGGAATAACGCACCAAATCATGCGTATAATTTGAATGTAAGAGGAGCGCCAGATGGCGTCACCAAGACTCAACATGATGTAAATGGGGTAGAAAATGATGGCTTCGAATTAttataa
- the LOC130636649 gene encoding uncharacterized protein LOC130636649 isoform X2 yields the protein MSCQSMLILFFVINLVSCQVWLTPTKRSVFGVEKSELTVKWKFDPKGKNLFYASWQRADETFQPFFSLVTVNKENKITSYSPNEVDSSMLGEIKFKSLDKTKDKRVVVSIEFEDTSTPLTDQLTIEYVDYPPFFSTKLPQEKLTITENSAESKNKEFTVIAKGKPKPIIIWKLNGSKVTSLEGFVTNDTETKEDLNFVITSKLSIVQLFAHHNGKLEALVKYGDENQESPEEITEMDLNIEYPPKNITFVSNITDNLIINEGYVGLTCSALANPPALYTMKEYTEVLYSGPSKTYTTYLDNIYHSNIAVFRCEANNTLGSQTSRSIEMRIINGTLSGRQSDDEDSNWWKYYVVGVAIAGVVFIGVSATIIVIRSCILKKPRELGSDGIR from the exons ATGTCTTGTCAATCAATGTTGATTCTCTTTTTTGTAATAAACCTTG TATCTTGTCAAGTGTGGTTAACTCCAACGAAACGTTCAGTTTTTGGTGTAGAAAAAAGTGAATTAACCGTAAAATGGAAGTTTGACCCTAAAGGAAAAAACTTGTTCTATGCAAGTTGGCAACGAGCTGACGAAACATTTCAGCCATTTTTTAGTTTAGTTACcgttaataaagaaaataagaTTACTTCCTATTCTCCCAACGAAGTGGATTCTTCCATGTTAGgagaaattaaatttaaaagtttggaCAAAACAAAAGACAAAAGGGTGGTGGTTTCCATAGAATTTGAAGATACATCAACACCTCTTACAGACCAGCTGACAATTGAATATGTTG ATTATCCGCCATTCTTCAGTACGAAACTTCCTCAAGAGAAACTAACAATAACTGAGAATTCAGCAGaaagtaaaaacaaagaatttacAGTTATTGCCAAAGGTAAACCAAAACCAATAATCATATGGAAGTTAAATGGAAGCAAAGTGACTTCACTTGAAGGTTTCGTTACTAACGATACCGAAACTAAAGAAGACTTAAATTTTGTGATAACAAGTAAATTATCTATTGTGCAGTTGTTTGCCCACCATAATGGTAAACTTGAAGCTTTGGTCAAATATGGAGATGAGAATCAAGAAAGTCCTGAAGAAATCACAGAAATGGATTTAAATATTGAAT ATCCtccaaaaaatataacattcgTTTCAAACATCACTGATAATCTTATCATCAATGAAGGTTATGTTGGGCTAACATGTTCCGCGTTGGCCAACCCTCCAGCTCTGTATACAATGAAAGAGTATACAGAAGTGTTATATAGTGGACCAAGTAAGACATACACAACATACTTGGATAATATCTATCATTCCAATATCGCTGTATTTCGTTGTGAAGCAAATAATACCCTGGGTTCACAGACTAGTAGGAGTATCGAAATGAGGATAATAAATG gaacACTATCTGGTCGACAATCTGATGATGAAG ATTCGAATTGGTGGAAATATTACGTAGTGGGTGTGGCCATAGCTGGAGTGGTGTTTATTGGTGTGTCTGCTACAATCATTGTCATAAGAAG CTGCATATTAAAAAAACCACGTGAGCTTGGTAGTGACGGTATTCGATGA